From the Deltaproteobacteria bacterium genome, one window contains:
- a CDS encoding DUF177 domain-containing protein has protein sequence MKVQVSRISDEGFFQNFSDKDPWAKKKFEEAFQEHWKKGEPLQGFLKIQKTGANLSFTGELTLDYHGTCDRCLVPFVIPMKVQSQRWMAPLKESQRQRDIEASEDVELSAEDVNFSFYKSNEIDLGEMLVEQTFLDLPMVFLCQPACKGLCKVCGGNLNEKDCQCEEKQRMKESPFRILGKLDVKR, from the coding sequence ATGAAAGTTCAAGTTTCTCGAATATCCGACGAAGGTTTTTTTCAGAATTTTTCTGATAAAGACCCTTGGGCGAAGAAAAAATTTGAGGAGGCCTTTCAAGAGCATTGGAAAAAGGGAGAGCCCCTCCAGGGCTTTTTGAAAATCCAGAAAACGGGTGCCAACCTCTCTTTTACGGGGGAATTAACCCTTGATTACCATGGGACTTGTGACCGTTGTCTTGTCCCCTTTGTGATTCCCATGAAAGTTCAGAGCCAGCGCTGGATGGCGCCGCTCAAAGAATCGCAGCGTCAACGCGACATCGAGGCATCGGAAGATGTCGAGCTGAGTGCCGAAGACGTCAATTTCAGCTTTTACAAAAGCAATGAAATCGATTTGGGTGAAATGCTGGTGGAGCAGACTTTTTTGGATTTACCAATGGTGTTTTTGTGCCAACCCGCATGCAAAGGTTTATGTAAGGTTTGCGGTGGAAATTTGAATGAGAAAGACTGCCAGTGTGAGGAAAAACAACGCATGAAAGAATCTCCGTTCAGAATTCTGGGGAAGTTGGATGTAAAAAGATAG
- a CDS encoding TonB family protein, which translates to MPKSKTNLFEEKKDKKVVWIDPAMLGQIVDIDKPALSKKPEKANKLAEYDSSVKKEQVAPTVRSTPKKAVSPSKRILTEKEKNTAKPNPEEAPKETPKQPKDLSLKPQDLAKNFTKPEAPKLNSAPSLDFKSLDSGLAYGRTGTSSSQEFLPDYTLGGKTYLNAMKLQEISYFVKMKRILKLRWNPIPSVRNYLMNEKVKVNRIECVVGISLDPDGKTSHLFIIKGSGVGSYDREVLQTFKDSSPFSKPPEKYLKNGELNMSWTFTVYL; encoded by the coding sequence TTGCCAAAATCCAAAACCAACTTATTTGAAGAAAAGAAAGATAAAAAAGTAGTGTGGATTGATCCTGCGATGCTGGGCCAAATTGTGGATATTGACAAGCCAGCCCTCTCAAAGAAACCCGAGAAGGCGAACAAACTGGCGGAATATGATTCTTCGGTAAAAAAAGAACAAGTGGCTCCGACTGTAAGATCCACTCCCAAAAAGGCAGTAAGCCCCAGCAAAAGAATACTTACAGAAAAAGAAAAAAATACCGCCAAACCTAATCCTGAAGAAGCTCCCAAAGAAACCCCAAAACAACCTAAAGACCTCAGCTTGAAACCACAAGACCTTGCCAAAAATTTTACAAAACCCGAGGCCCCCAAGCTCAACTCTGCTCCCAGTCTTGATTTCAAAAGCCTGGATTCAGGCCTGGCCTACGGCAGAACTGGAACTTCCAGTTCTCAGGAATTTTTACCCGATTATACCCTCGGTGGAAAAACTTATTTGAATGCGATGAAACTGCAGGAGATTTCTTATTTTGTTAAAATGAAACGAATCTTAAAGCTGCGCTGGAACCCTATTCCCTCGGTGAGAAATTATTTGATGAATGAAAAGGTTAAAGTGAATCGAATTGAATGTGTCGTAGGCATAAGTCTAGATCCCGATGGAAAAACCTCCCATTTATTTATCATTAAAGGATCGGGAGTGGGAAGCTACGACCGGGAGGTGCTCCAAACTTTCAAAGATTCTTCCCCTTTTTCAAAACCTCCTGAAAAATATTTAAAGAATGGTGAACTGAATATGAGTTGGACTTTTACGGTTTATTTGTGA
- a CDS encoding AarF/ABC1/UbiB kinase family protein — MKTKSKLRFVKAYVCALHLFVSYFFLGLLYWTIPRKLHQRILLWAHARNAQRLLKTILKLQGLFIKVGQTISILTHFLPEAYTKNLEQLQDAVPPCPYEEIEQRFLEEFQKKPDEIFKEFSKTPLASASLGQVHVAYLKGGEKVAVKVQYPDIETIVNQDLKILRRIFWFLDLFFPHYQLKQTFEEISSIVLQELNFINEGKNLEWVQNNLKDEKDFLFSKVYWQYSTDRILTLQFMEGIKISQVDQLKQLGVSPSEIAKKLIHAYCKQIFIDGVYHADPHPGNFLVSVENTSSQPSPPRGGGKGEGENFKIVFMDFGATARISDAMRAGAAVLIEGIIRRDNELIRKALKDMGFIAHEENEESFDKIVDFFYDRLKDIKLEQIKDFNLNNVASLQDIVEFKKLDVSFSELLHAFNVPKDWALLERAMILLLGLSTHLDPDLNPLSIIIPYAEKFVLGKNKTLGEFVIDTLKQNVLTYLQLPQDLAKILKKMNRGEMNFTSKKQNSDLRAIQNHLKKLNLCLCFFGLLFAGTILKEEYTQYSPYAFGLAGFVALLWLKNILLG; from the coding sequence ATGAAAACCAAGTCAAAACTTCGCTTTGTTAAGGCCTATGTCTGTGCCTTGCACCTCTTTGTTTCCTATTTTTTCCTTGGACTGCTCTATTGGACTATCCCTAGAAAACTTCATCAAAGGATCCTGCTCTGGGCCCATGCTAGAAACGCCCAACGCTTGTTAAAAACCATCCTTAAACTTCAGGGGCTCTTCATTAAGGTAGGTCAAACGATTAGTATTTTGACCCATTTTTTGCCCGAGGCCTACACAAAAAACCTGGAGCAATTGCAAGATGCAGTCCCCCCCTGCCCTTACGAAGAAATCGAACAACGTTTTTTAGAAGAATTCCAAAAAAAACCCGATGAGATTTTCAAGGAATTCAGCAAAACCCCACTGGCCAGCGCTTCTCTGGGACAAGTGCATGTGGCCTATTTGAAGGGGGGAGAGAAAGTAGCGGTCAAGGTCCAATATCCGGATATCGAAACAATCGTGAATCAGGATCTGAAAATCTTAAGGCGGATTTTTTGGTTTTTAGATCTTTTCTTTCCTCATTACCAACTCAAACAAACCTTTGAGGAAATTTCTTCCATCGTGCTTCAGGAATTGAACTTTATCAATGAAGGCAAAAATCTGGAATGGGTGCAAAATAATTTGAAGGACGAAAAAGATTTTCTCTTTTCGAAAGTGTATTGGCAGTACAGCACCGATCGTATTCTCACTTTGCAATTCATGGAAGGCATTAAAATTTCCCAAGTAGACCAGCTAAAGCAATTGGGAGTGAGCCCTAGCGAGATTGCAAAAAAACTCATCCATGCCTACTGTAAACAAATTTTTATAGATGGAGTTTATCATGCCGATCCACATCCTGGAAATTTTTTGGTGAGTGTGGAAAACACCTCATCCCAACCCTCTCCTCCAAGGGGAGGGGGTAAGGGAGAGGGTGAAAATTTCAAAATCGTTTTCATGGATTTCGGCGCTACCGCCAGAATTTCGGATGCCATGCGTGCAGGAGCCGCAGTGCTCATTGAGGGAATCATTCGTCGTGACAATGAACTCATCCGAAAGGCGCTCAAAGATATGGGATTTATCGCCCATGAGGAAAATGAAGAAAGCTTCGATAAAATTGTCGATTTTTTTTATGATCGGCTAAAAGACATCAAGCTTGAACAAATTAAAGATTTTAATTTGAATAATGTCGCTTCTCTACAAGATATAGTGGAATTCAAAAAATTGGATGTGAGTTTTTCAGAACTGCTCCACGCCTTTAATGTCCCCAAAGATTGGGCCTTGCTGGAACGGGCCATGATTCTACTGCTTGGCCTTTCTACTCATTTGGATCCAGATTTAAATCCGCTTTCCATTATTATTCCCTATGCAGAAAAATTTGTTTTGGGAAAAAATAAAACCTTAGGTGAATTTGTCATCGATACACTCAAGCAAAATGTACTGACTTACCTGCAGCTTCCCCAGGATCTGGCTAAAATCCTCAAAAAAATGAACCGCGGTGAAATGAATTTTACCTCAAAAAAACAAAACTCGGATCTAAGAGCCATTCAAAATCATTTAAAAAAATTGAACCTCTGTCTTTGTTTTTTTGGACTCCTTTTCGCGGGCACAATTTTAAAAGAAGAATACACCCAATACAGCCCTTACGCGTTCGGCCTTGCTGGCTTTGTTGCACTACTCTGGCTTAAGAATATTTTACTGGGTTGA